A region of Argentina anserina chromosome 5, drPotAnse1.1, whole genome shotgun sequence DNA encodes the following proteins:
- the LOC126795447 gene encoding blue copper protein 1b-like, with protein MAPSRFFVILAILAVFAPSILATNYIVGDDEGWTTGFDYQVWAQGKMFVVGDNLVFKYPKGVHNVLKVNGTGFQQCAAPVGTAPLTSGNDVINLATPGRKWYICGVAKHCAAGQKLLITVKPSIAPIPGPLPAPSPSPLSASSAAPSPSPTAECSY; from the exons ATGGCCCCTTCTCGGTTCTTCGTCATCCTTGCCATCTTAGCCGTTTTTGCCCCTTCGATTCTGGCAACAAATTACATTGTTGGTGACGATGAAGGTTGGACTACTGGCTTCGATTACCAAGTCTGGGCTCAGGGAAAGATGTTCGTTGTTGGTGATAACCTTG TATTCAAGTACCCCAAAGGCGTCCACAACGTGCTTAAAGTGAACGGCACCGGGTTTCAACAGTGTGCAGCTCCAGTCGGCACTGCGCCATTAACAAGTGGAAATGACGTCATCAACCTAGCAACCCCAGGAAGAAAATGGTACATTTGCGGTGTTGCTAAGCATTGTGCTGCTGGGCAGAAGCTCCTCATCACGGTCAAGCCATCAATTGCTCCCATCCCAGGCCCCCTCCCTGCTCCCAGCCCCAGTCCCCTCTCTGCCTCATCCGCCGCTCCTAGCCCTAGCCCCACTGCAGAATGCAGCTACTAG